CGCCACCTCCGAGTCCTTCGCCACCTGCAACATCCTccggctgctggagcagggccGGCTCCTCTCCGTCCCGGCTCCCCCcagcctcctgtcccccccatccAACCCCATCGCCAGCCCCACGGGACACGGCTCCGGCTTGGCCACCCCAGGCAGCACCTCCCCGGGGCTGGCCGGGGGGAGCAGCCCCCCAGCGCCGGGAGCCTTCAGCCTGCAGGTCCCTTCTctcgcttcctcctcctcctcgtcccccTCACCCCGGCTGCCGGCGCCCCCGCTGTGTTTCGGGGGGccgctcctgggcagcctgcacGACCTCCCGGGCACCTACGGACTGGGCACTTCTGCTTTTGAGCCTTACACGCGGCTGGAAAGGAAGGACAATTCTCTACCCAGCAAGAAGCCGAGCCCTTAAATCAAAATCAGTGTCAAAAGGTTTCCCCCGCCCCAccttccatcccctgcacccccacgcACCCCACACCCCGCACCGGGGTTGGATTTGGCAGGTGGGATGTGGAAGATGAGTTACTGTCCATCTGGGCGTGGGTGCAAGTGTGTACGCCTGGTCACCCCCCCGATACCCCGATACGGCCGTGGTGACACCCCCATACAGCTGTGGATGACGCCTTGATATGGACATGGATGACACCCCAATACAGCCGTGGATGACACCTTGATATGGCTATGATGACACTCTGATACAGCCATGGATGACACCCCAATGCAGACATGGATGACACCTCGATATGGCCATGGTGACACCC
This genomic stretch from Patagioenas fasciata isolate bPatFas1 chromosome 4, bPatFas1.hap1, whole genome shotgun sequence harbors:
- the VAX2 gene encoding ventral anterior homeobox 2 isoform X2; the protein is MSDGGAEPGRSPVLLAEPAATGRAREKAPTRAELESALRGGGGGGGGRGGFKDIPGTSAVSPGSSKECAPDSESPSGAGEADYCRRILVRDAKGTIREIVLPKGLDLDRPKRTRTSFTAEQLYRLELEFQRCQSRSGSRTGAPSRRRTRAGTLRNAPPPPPSPSPPATSSGCWSRAGSSPSRLPPASCPPHPTPSPAPRDTAPAWPPQAAPPRGWPGGAAPQRREPSACRSLLSLPPPPRPPHPGCRRPRCVSGGRSWAACTTSRAPTDWALLLLSLTRGWKGRTILYPARSRALKSKSVSKGFPRPTFHPLHPHAPHTPHRGWIWQVGCGR